A genome region from Anolis carolinensis isolate JA03-04 chromosome 6, rAnoCar3.1.pri, whole genome shotgun sequence includes the following:
- the LOC100560606 gene encoding GTPase IMAP family member 2, translating to MKRTGESEVRIVLLGKSGVGKSATGNTILGRREFESRLQARTTTVASQRRHGKWKDLAVSVVDTADVCDPKVPSEELEPRVRHSIALARPGPHAILFVTQLGQFTPEDQAAAEQLQEMFGAEAVRHAIVLFTHKEDLGGISLQEYVNRSQNEALLGLIGKCGNRLCAFDNNALEEDQEEQVSDLMEMVLSMIRENRRLHGNKRPYLESSMMEEASGSFIEERRRAEERERGALERFSRRTALAVVALGACLACLYGLIYLTSNRD from the exons ATGAAGAGGACGG GGGAATCGGAAGTGCGGATCGTCCTCCTTGGCAAATCCGGAGTCGGAAAGAGCGCCACGGGGAACACCATTCTTGGCCGGAGGGAGTTTGAGTCCCGGCTTCAGGCCAGGACCACGACCGTGGCCTCCCAGCGGCGCCATGGGAAGTGGAAGGACCTGGCTGTTTCTGTGGTTGACACGGCGGACGTCTGCGACCCCAAAGTCCCCAGCGAAGAACTGGAGCCCAGGGTCCGGCACTCCATCGCCCTGGCCAGGCCCGGCCCCCATGCAATCCTGTTCGTGACCCAGCTCGGCCAATTCACCCCGGAAGACCAGGCCGCAGCAGAGCAgctccaggagatgtttggggcAGAGGCCGTTCGGCACGCGATTGTCCTCTTCACCCACAAAGAGGACCTGGGAGGGATCTCCTTGCAGGAATACGTCAACAGGTCCCAAAACGAAGCTCTCCTGGGGCTGATCGGGAAATGCGGGAACCGGTTATGCGCCTTCGACAACAACGCCCTCGAGGAAGACCAGGAGGAGCAAGTCTCAGATTTGATGGAAATGGTCCTGAGTATGATCCGGGAGAACAGGAGGCTTCACGGCAACAAGAGGCCGTACCTGGAATCTTCCATGATGGAGGAAGCCTCCGGATCTTTCATTGAAGAAAGGAGGAGAGCcgaggaaagggaaagaggagCCTTGGAGAGGTTCAGCCGCAGGACGGCATTGGCAGTCGTCGCCTTGGGCGCGTGTCTTGCTTGCCTTTATGGCCTCATCTATCTCACTTCTAACAGGGATTGA
- the LOC103281496 gene encoding NAD(P)(+)--arginine ADP-ribosyltransferase 2-like, which translates to MGVYIGENHQVLCLTDIPLTMAPNSYDDQYIGCPSTMEDKLMDPTKNEFAPGKKYTYIWENAVSFWNQFKGSVLLPENFKKVYGVALLAYTACSNLYPDFNAAVRTGGKSTTSYEKDFHFKSFDFLVTKAIEVLKASQTGCYDVYRGVSNLRFTVPDPNKPVRFGHFTSSSLSKEVAEYFGMDTFFTIKTCYGAKIIDFSYFPSEEEVLIPPYEMFKVVGVKEVGGKTQITLHSDSKSSNFNCGSKRANAKAYVLSVDNRGTSSNGMYDGYSGMDARALAALNQTDYDYLVAKCKLSGAAPSSLTPGIPASFLLWGFLLFSGSLQSMGSW; encoded by the exons ATGGGAGTCTATATTGGAGAAAACCATCAG GTTTTATGTCTCACAGACATTCCACTGACCATGGCTCCAAATTCATATGATGACCAGTACATCGGCTGCCCGTCTACGATGGAGGATAAACTGATGGACCCAACTAAAAATGAATTTGCTCCAGGAAAAAAATATACTTACATTTGGGAAAATGCAGTCTCCTTTTGGAACCAATTTAAAGGCTCTGTCCTGCTGCCCGAGAACTTCAAGAAGGTCTATGGCGTGGCCCTCTTGGCTTATACAGCCTGTAGCAATTTGTACCCAGATTTCAATGCAGCTGTACGAACAGGTGGGAAGTCCACCACGTCTTATGAAAAAGATTTCCATTTCAAGAGCTTTGACTTTCTCGTAACGAAGGCCATTGAGGTCCTGAAGGCCTCCCAAACTGGTTGCTACGATGTGTATCGAGGCGTTTCAAACCTACGCTTCACTGTCCCTGATCCCAATAAGCCTGTCCGTTTTGGACACTTCACGTCCTCATCACTGAGTAAAGAAGTTGCAGAGTACTTTGGGATGGACACTTTCTTCACAATCAAGACCTGTTATGGAGCCAAAATCATCGACTTCTCCTACTTCCCCAGTGAAGAAGAGGTTTTGATTCCACCTTACGAGATGTTCAAGGTTGTGGGTGTCAAAGAGGTGGGGGGCAAAACCCAAATCACGCTCCACAGTGATTCCAAGAGCAGCAACTTCAACTGTGGATCTAAGAGAG CCAACGCCAAGGCATATGTCCTCTCTGTGGATAATCGAGGTACTTCCTCCAATGGGATGTACGATGGATACTCAG GGATGGATGCTCGAGCCCTTGCTGCCTTGAATCAGACGGACTATGACTACCTGGTCGCCAAATGCAAGCTTTCAG GTGCCGCTCCCAGTTCCTTGACCCCGGGCATCCCGGCATCTTTCCTTCTCTGGGGATTCCTTCTCTTCTCTGGTTCCCTTCAGTCAATGGGAAGCTGGTAA